TATCTTCGAGTACGGAATAAAATACGTTGTAGGGATTGTCTCGCTCAGTGAATCACGGATATTTTTAGTAAAAGTAGTCATTGTTTCTGTACTTCTCTTGACCAGAGAACAGTAATTTAATATCCCACCAACATTGGTTTTTTGAGATTAAATATTGAATAATATCGCAGTGACTGAGAATGAAAAGCAAATGATCAGCAGAATCCCTTTGCGTGGTATGGCGAGTGAGAATTTGCTAGTCCTTCTAAAACATAGATTTTCTTCTCTGGAAATGAGCTCGAAACAAACTGATCACTCGTAGAATGGTGAAAGCACTGGGTGACCTGTGCCTTGGCTGCATACAGCAGCATCTGGACTCTATTCCCAATCTTGGTTCCAATCTTCCTACTTTGTACAAAGAGCGCCTCATAGAACGTTGGCCTACCATGATATGCTTCACAAAAGCTATCTTCCTCATATCTGTTATAACCTCTTAAGTCCCTCTTTACGGCACATAAAATTGTACATGTGCCAGCAAGTGGATGATCATTTCTTGACATTATTGGCAGATGCACAATGTCAGCTGGAGGTTCTTGTTGTCAATGGCTGTTCCAGTGTTACAGGTATGACTGACACAGAAACTGTATGGAGGTATTTTTTAGTGTCAACATTATTGAGTTTATATAAGATTATTGTGTTCAAGTATACTTATaatcattataattatatacattgCTCATATAAGggaaatatttttgcatataCTAATTTATGAAATGACGATTTGTTGACACTTTActacacacacgtacagcaCCTCTGTGGAatcaaaaactttgttttaaaaaattgtagcATTCAAATGGGAATCttagctttatatatatatataaatacagttgTTACCTCCAAAGACATAAGCAtcctaatattttaatatacataATGGAAAATATGTGTCTCCATCTAGTTGTTGAGTCATTTGTTGCAGCTTTGAAAGTCAGatggttttatttgtattaaagtAATCAACAGCATTTGCTACATACAAGATCAAGCAGATTGCAACAAAACTTCCAgggttcttttcattttcatcagatGTTGGAATACAGTCTATAACAAGAGGGCAGAACAAGCTTTGTGTGCTAGAGCTAAAAAAGTTACCCAAGCTTACATCTGCTGGATTAGCAGCTTTAGTTTCTCCTACTCTGTGGAAAGTGGCTATCAAACGATGTCCCCTTATGACTTCTAATGGTAAGACTTGTCACTATTAGGACACCATATATAAGACAGTTCTTAGTTAAACAATAGTAACAAAACATGTATGGTGTCCTGAAGTAACTTAAGGTAACATTTATGAACATAGTTTTCTTATGAAACTAAATAATGAAAGAACATAATGGAGAGGCTCTAAGGACTAAACTACCAATATTTTGGTAGCATAAAGGTGTCCGCATGCATACTGCTACTGATATGGATATTTGCTTGTTGACAGGATTATCAACACTAGCACAGAACTGCTGTGGCATAAAGGTACTCCACGTCACCCATTGTCTAAAGCTGGATAGACACGCTTACTCCTTGGTGGCTGCTGCTCTGAGCTCCACCCTAGTAAGAACATATCTTGGTGCTCTCTGCTCATGGTCCAGTGCTGGTAAAATAATGCCTTTAAAACCACGTGCTGGCTTTTTAAAAGATCCCTTGAGGATCTCTATTCTTGAGAAACACTGGTGAGAATTTACCCTTGATTTTCCTTACTGTTAATCCATTGTTGATAAAAAATCTCCTTTTGAGTATTAATATTATGAATGGAATGCTATTTAAAATGGATGTTTTggacatttcatttatttttctaatcaAAATGGTTTTCTTGAGATTTGTAAAGGACAAAGCATGAAGACTGTCTTGATGAAATGTGTTTTGACAATTACTTTCTTGCATCTTTACAGGAAGAATTAGGCCTAGGAGGCCAGGGTGTAACAGACGAGGAGGTGAGGAAACTGTCAGAAAACTGCCCCAACTTAAGAAAGTAAGATTCATTGTATTGAGACTACAAGAGGTCATTTTGTTTAAGATGTGTACTAATTAGTAGGAACTGTagttttcaaagttttcttggcAGGGATGGTAGACAATATCACTGAGGTCAGTACTGTAGATTAGTAGATGGTAGTGTTGAATGGGACAGGTTTAGTATTTGAATTACATATTGACCTTTTGCATTAATACATCCTTTTCTCACTAATATGTTTAGATCACTGCAGTCTAGAAGAAAAGTAATACTGTTATACatgcaagacacaaagaggaatcaaggAGTGAATACTAAGGACAGAGGgtatcataaatctgcagaggaagatgagcaggcgagctagtcaattgactataatcacaactattgacaactatgttgattgaTGTAATAAGTAATGCTCATAAAACAGATGTACTTTTAGTCCACATTTCAAAAATTTGATGGTGGATAGAAGTTatagaagggaagagagtttcaCTGTTTCcagcacaataactaaaaatccagGGACTAATGTGGTTGTTCTGGTAATAAGGATAGAGAACATGCAGTTCTCAGACAAATGTAGGGCAAGGAAGTTCAGAGAAaagggcaggagcctgcaaaagaaaattaaagcaCAGCATgaacagtttgtactgaattcCAGAAACAACTGCTGCATGAGTATGTTCAAAAAAATCTTATGTCATTCTCACCTTATTGCAATTtctcattttgctttttcatcCTTCCCATTCAAACTGTGAAAGTTTAACAACTGCTGGACTGTGTGCTGTGAAATACGAGAAAGATTAGAAAAGTTCTTACAGGGAAATGAAGCTGAAGTTAGACatcttttaaagcaaaaaaaaaaaaagaattatttctcTCTAACAAGAACTCGGTTGCagataatgtttcattttcagCTTTCAAAGAATGTACTGAAACTAGAATAGCATCTAAGATTGTTCaaagtagttttaaaaataatattctgtATTTGATCCTGAATTTTTCAGGTTGGATCTGTCGGGTGCAAAACATGTAGGTAAAGAAGCATTGATCAAGGTAAGTTGAAACTTAGTAAAATGGAAATTTGAAAAGATTAGTAATTGCAatattactgttgtttattgcTTATTGCTTACGACTGGAATTAGATTGTTAATTTGGTAATGTAGAAGCAAATGTTGGTGGAGTTCCTCTTCACTTCTCttctccccccacccctacaaaaaagtaaagcattttaacaatctgttgtttctttcaatcttgacttttacattttttgacaTCTGGTATCTGAATTTACACTCACCCACAGGAAACCAGCTGCAAGTTTGACCTTACATCTTTGTAGCCTCTGCTTTACCCATAGTTTCTTCATCTACAATAGTATTTAGAGTTTAGTGACAATGCGAGCATGATATTTGACTCCTGTCTTATCTCAATGTTATTCTTTATAGCTTTTTCAAGGCTGCACGAAGCTCGAGAGCTTAGATCTATCATATTGCAGTCGTCTGGCACAAGCAGAGGAGTGCCAAGCTTTATGGACCCTGCCACAGTCCCTCAAAGAGCTGTCTCTGTGCGGCATCCTAGTTGAGGATGAGCAGGTTTTTGTGGAAGGCATGCAGCGACTGCGGTCTCTTACCTCTGTTCGTCTGTGTGGTGTAATGGCACTTAATGACACCACTTTGACTCAGGTCAGCTTTTgcataaaactgtttcttttgtatGGTATGCCTTTCAGGATACTCATCTATATTGCAGTATTTGAGATGAGTTTGTTCAGCAGGTAATGTATGTCATAAAAGTAACCTTTTGACcttttgatgatttctgtccattttgtttatagatTTTGAAACACATTGGACCCAGATTAGAATCTCTTGACATCAGTGGTGGGTTCTGCAGAAATTTGACAGATGAAGGCCTGAAGGCTGTGACCAAGTACTGTGTGAAGCTGGAGGAATTGTGCCTCAGTCTTCTAGGGCAGATCCAGGGACTGACACTTATTCCCATGTTTCAGCAGCAGGAACGAGCAGTTTGCTTTAAGAAACTCTATCTGAGCTGCAAAATGGTGAGACAAAAACAATTATTCTTTTTAGATAATCAAATGATTTTATTGTGCAAAATGATAGTGGGTTTTATAGtgttataaaaagttatttccTCTTTTGTTGCACCATTTGCTTTTTGAAAACAACTGAATAAGTTGTTAATTTAAAAGGCAAAGATGTCTTCCAGTCTGGGTATTCCGTTTATGTGTGCAGCTGGACCTCTCTGTCTTGTCTTTGGTGACTGTGATGTGCCATGAACTTACACTTCTTGAGTTGTCTGGCCATACATTGGTGAATGATGAAATACTGTACCAGCTTGCTGAAAACTGTCCCAAGCTGTCTCATTTGGGAATCAAAGGGTGCAGGCAGGTACGTTCATGTGTAGATACAGATTAGTTGCAGAAGTATGTGCTTGTTGTGAGTGAAAGGGcaatatatgcatgtgtgcacacacatttaaGCTTGCAAGCATGCAGATTAAAGTAATGTGATTTAAGTTTATTTTGGGGTATGTTTCATGTGTGTCTTCACATATCTGTCTGATTAGGTTACTGATGATGCTATTTGCGAGATAGCACGCTGCTGCCCAATCAAGAGCCTAGTGCTCTCAGGCATCCACAACTTAACagacaaatgtatttttgcccTGGCCAATAGCTGTCCACATCTAAAGGAAATTTACCTGAATGGCTGTGCTCAGATCTCCCCTGCTGCCGTCAGATATCTTTCTGTAAGCATCCTCTTAATTTTTGATTGTGGAAAcctaaaaattacttttagaCAAATAGATTATATATACCCAATGTTTGCAtggtttaaatttaatattaaaaatacatgaattttaaaagttttgtcttGGGttgttaacaatttttaaagattattatttcctgattttattatttattagctATTCCATTGAAAAAGCTGTGATTCTTTTGTGCACTTCACTTCATAACAAAAAGACTAGTGATACAAAACGTGAATAGAACACCAGTTTAAAAGAAGTGTGCTATCTGTTATTATTGGCATTGAAATATTCCTTGAGGgctgtatttaaaaacataacaaagaCGCCACATGATGAGAAATAAGAAATTGGAGAGGATTTGTGTTGACAATCCAACTATGTGTTATCTATAACAAAACCATTCCATGATTTTGCTGCAGGACTGCTGCATCACCAGGTTATTTGTTTGCCATGTTATTCCCAATGCTGTTCCTAACCAGCTGATGGCTAAAAACTTGGACACTGGTGAATTTTGCCGCATGGATCTTCTGTCGTCAAGTGTATCATgactaaaaaatgaaaatgatctTATTCTGTGATACGAGAGTTATGTGCACCTTTTCTTTTCATACCTTTTTGTTGGGGATTCATGAACTGctcatatacataaatattgtcactttACTGAACTGATATGGCACGTGAAGTACAATTGCCTTTAGCACAATCTAATGGCATGATGGACTATGGTAGTCACTTTAGCACATCATCAGCATTCATGACTTGACTGGTGCCAGCTGATGATCTAAGCTTAACATATAAAAGTAGCAAAATGATGAATGCTTTCTGCATACATTGCCATTTGTTcataataattttgatttaaaacagcATTCCTGTGAATTCCTAGCTTTCATATGCATCCAGTTGTGCAGCAGAAGGTGATCTTAATTTAGTTCACAAACAGCAAAATGAAGCAAAAGGTAAGATCATGATATATTCCAACTATCCAAAATGccctaaaaagaaaatttagtcGTTCAATTTCATGTCATGCTACTTCACATGAGGGAGAAGAAATGCACTGTCTTTAAAGCAAAACATCGATCCTAAAGGGTCAGAACGTTAAAATAAATGAATCTAAATCTGTTGCATCTTTTAATCTATTatacaaaaaaagcaaattcaCAGTAAACTGGCACATACAGTGTCCTTTGAAATTAGAACCTACACTTTTGGGTTATACATTAAAACTTCCTCGTTAAGACTTTCCATATGGTGACTCCATTTTAGATACAAGATAGGCTATATAAATGCCATCTCTGTTATGGTTACCTTTCCATCACACCTTACAACCAATAGTTTTTGCTCTATTACAACATTTTTGCAGAAATttcatgctaaaaaaaaattaaatacacttttaaaatgGCCAACTGTTTACCCTAAATTAcagttttctgcagaaatcaatTATATGCTTCATTAACAACCTTTTGTAGAAAACGTGTTCATTAAAATATGATTCTTATGATGGACTGTGTGTGCTGTATTGCAGCTTTACgcagaaatataattttaaaaaaaatactttaggTGCATTTTAAGACAGCACTTTTGTCTATCACAAAATAAGTGCTGTGTAGGTCCGTGACAACAGTGAATAAGTGAGCACgatcaaaagtaaaaacaacaaagaaagctcTATAATAtggtttttaaaagctttattttaacatttaaataaatgaacttgaacttatgtgtttgaagtcatgttttgaaaatgaaagacttAAATTATGACCTGCTCTTGGAAAAATTTaaagtcttaatagggaggttttactaaTATGATCAGTCTTCTGGGCTGGGTTCTTACCTCCCCTTTAAGAGGCTTCTGGCAAAATAATGAATTCTCTCGACCAGCAGCAAGGTTCCTCAGCCGTTTCTAGCCATAGTTCATTCCGAATTTGTGATCATGGTCATATATTTCATAATTCAGAGCAATGATTGAATTGCACCAAGTTTGATTCATAGTTTGTGCCATACCTCAAAATTTATATTGTTGGCAACAGAATGGTATGCAAAGGGGACTAAATGACTGTGCTGTTATTGTTGATCATCAAATGGTAATAGTGCAGACTACCATAAGCCAATCATGGAAGAAGAGTATCAGCAGTATTCAGTTTTATAAACTGTTATCAAACTTTTATTGCTGTTCGAATGTTTTTATCACTTGCACAATGAACAAATGATTTGTATAAAAGAATTATCTTCAtgaaggacatttttttaattaaatgactGTTGGTTTTATCATGAAAAACTTGTTCCCagaatattttttgtggtttcAGAGATTTAACTGCAGCTATACCTGTTATGAGAGAAATTTGTGCCCTGAAATCTTTGCACTTGTTACTGTTTAGATTATTGTTCTTAGTCTGttgtgaagaaaaatgttgcaataaTCCACTAATCACCAGATTAGAATACTATCTCAATATATTGTTGTGGACAAAGTGGAAGTCTGCCTTACAGTTAAATACCAAATCCTTTCAAGAACTCTCTGATCTTTTTGCTTGAACTTGAAAGCAGCTGTCATTTTTCAGTGATTGCAAATAGAACTTtgcatgaagaaaaatgaattatATTTGCAGGggttttttaaatgtaatgtttaATTACATATTTGAAATTAATCTGATTTTCTTTTAGGAAGACATGTGCTAGTATGCATCAGAAGTTTGGTTTGCAAGGCTTCTCTGGCAACATTCCGTAAACTTTACAGGAGTTGGAAAGTACAATGTGGCGTCTCCAGTTTTGAA
This sequence is a window from Pomacea canaliculata isolate SZHN2017 linkage group LG5, ASM307304v1, whole genome shotgun sequence. Protein-coding genes within it:
- the LOC112564594 gene encoding LOW QUALITY PROTEIN: F-box/LRR-repeat protein 20-like (The sequence of the model RefSeq protein was modified relative to this genomic sequence to represent the inferred CDS: inserted 1 base in 1 codon) translates to MVKALGDLCLGCIQQHLDSIPNLGSNLPTLYKERLIERXAYHDMLHKSYLPHICYNLLSPSLRHIKLYMCQQVDDHFLTLLADAQCQLEVLVVNGCSSVTDVGIQSITRGQNKLCVLELKKLPKLTSAGLAALVSPTLWKVAIKRCPLMTSNGLSTLAQNCCGIKVLHVTHCLKLDRHAYSLVAAALSSTLEELGLGGQGVTDEEVRKLSENCPNLRKLDLSGAKHVGKEALIKLFQGCTKLESLDLSYCSRLAQAEECQALWTLPQSLKELSLCGILVEDEQVFVEGMQRLRSLTSVRLCGVMALNDTTLTQILKHIGPRLESLDISGGFCRNLTDEGLKAVTKYCVKLEELCLSLLGQIQGLTLIPMFQQQERAVCFKKLYLSCKMLDLSVLSLVTVMCHELTLLELSGHTLVNDEILYQLAENCPKLSHLGIKGCRQVTDDAICEIARCCPIKSLVLSGIHNLTDKCIFALANSCPHLKEIYLNGCAQISPAAVRYLSDCCITRLFVCHVIPNAVPNQLMAKNLDTGEFCRMDLLSSSVS